CGCCACGCAGTTGCGCACCCAGAAGGTCTTGGCGCGGCCGGTGCGGAAGGCCAGGTGGCGCGGCGCGGCGGTGGCCGCGCCATCGAGGTTGCGCAGCAGGATGGCCTCGGCCTCTTCCTTGTCCATGAAGCGGCTGCTGTAGACATGGCCATTGCCGATGCGGTGCTGCAGCGGGATGCGCCATTGCCAGCCGGCCGCGTGGGCGGTGGAGCGCGTCATCGGCAGCAGCGGGCTGACCGACTCGCAGGGCACGGCGATGGCGCGATCGCAGGGCAGCCAGTGCGACCAGTCCTCGTAGCCGGCATGCAGGGTCTGCTCGATCAGCAGGGCACGCATGCCCGAGCAATCGATGAAGAAATCGCCGGCCACGCGTTCGCCACTCTCCATCACGATCGCGGCAATGCCGCCATCGCCGTCGCACTGCTCCACCCGCGTGACCTTGCCCTCCAGGCGCTGCACGCCGCGCTGTTCGGCAAAGCCGCGCAGAAAGCGTGCATAGAGGCCGGCATCGAAATGGTAGGCATGGGCGATCTCGGCCAGCGGCGAGCCCGCCATGTCGTGGCGCGCGCGCATGAACTTGGCCTGGCGCGGCGCCACCGTGTTGATCGAGTACTCGCCCAGCGGCGCGGCCTTGCCCTGCGCCGCCATGCGCAGCCAGAAGTGATGGAAGGGCACGGTGTCGGCCATCTGGCCGACCTTGCCGAAGCCGTGGATATAGCGGTCGCCCAGCGCGCCCCAGTTGACGAACTCGATGCCCAGCTTGAAGCTACCGCGCGTGGCGCGCAGGAACTCGTCTTCGTCGATGCCCAGCGCCCGGTTGAACTCGGTGAGGTTGGGAATGGAGGCCTCGCCGACGCCGATGATGCCGATCTCGTCGGACTCGATCAGCCGGATCGAATAGGCCCGCCCCAGCGCCTTGGCGAATGCCGCGGCCGTCATCCATCCGGCGGTGCCTCCACCGACGATGACGATATTGCGCAGGGGCGGGTTGCTGTCCATGGCGGCGATTGTGGCCCGATCAGAACTTGTAGTTCACGCCCAGCAGGGTGGCGCGGCCGAAGTAGCGGATGTAGTTGGGCGTGAGCCCCGTGGCATCCGGGGCATTCGGGCCGACCGTCTTGCGGTTCATGGTGGGCTTGTCGAACAGATTGCTGACCTGCAGCAGCACCGACAGCCCCTTGTAGCTGCCATCCTCGAAGGCGTAGCCGAGCTGCAGGTCGGCCACCTTGTCGGCCGCCTGCTGCAGGGTGGTCGAGTTCAGGAAGATGTCGCGCGTGGTGGCCGTGAAGGGCGAGCGGTAGCGCTGGCTGATGCGGGCCGAGATGCCGTGGTTCTCGTAGTAAAGCGTCAGGCTGTTGGACAGGCCCGAGAGGCCGTTCAGTGGCACGTTGCGCTCGGTGCTGACGGTCGGGTCGGGGTTCTGGTCGCGGATCGAGCTGCTCAGCTTGGAGGCGCTGAACACCAGGCCGTAACCTTCCAGCGCCGGGTGCAGCAGGGCACCTTCCAGCGAGGCCGCGAACTCATAACCCTCCACCTTGCCGCCCGAGCCATTGGCCGGGCGGATCAGCGGTGCGATCGGCTTGGGCGTCACGCCGGGAGGCGCCACCTGCGGGAAGCCGCTGGCATCCACCGCCGTCAGCTGGTTGTAGATATAGCTCAGCAGGTTCTTGCGGAAGGCCGCCACCGAGACATAGCTGCGCTTGCCGAAGTAGCGTTCCACCGAGAGGTCGAAGCCGGTGGCGCGCCAGGGCTTGAGTTCGGGGTTGCCGGCATAGGCGGTGGTCCATTCGCCGGCATGCGGGGTGCCGGCCAGGTCGCCGATCACCGAGGGCGTGCTGGTGCCGGCGCGCATGTCGACGATATTGGGCCGCACGATGGTGGTGGCGGCGCCGAAGCGGGCGATCCAGTTGTTCCTGAAGTCGGCCACCAGGTTCAGGCTGGGCAGCACATCGGTGTAGCTGGTGCCGCCGCTGCGCTTGTACAGCAGGGTGGGATCCGGCGCCTCGTCATTGCCGCGGTATTCCCAGCCGTCGGAGTTCTGCTTCGCATGCGCCACCTGCACGCCGACATTGCCGCGCAGCGAGACGCCGAAGAACTCGCTGTCGATGTCGAGCTTGCCGAAGGCGGTGGTGACCTTCTCGCGCACATTCGAGTTGTTGGCCACCCATTTGCTGAACTGCCCCTCCTCCAGCGAGACCGTGCCGCCCTGCACCAGCGCCGGCACATCCACGCGCAGCAGCTCGGGGATGCCGGCCCAGCTCATGTCGAAGGGCGTGCCCACCACCGCGCTGGGGATGCTGCGGATGTAGTTGCCCGCGGCGTCCTTGGACATCAGGATGCGGTCCTCGTTCTTGGCCACGTCCTTGCTGCGCTCGGTGTAGTTGACGCCGCCGGTGAGGCCGCTGAAGAAGCCGTCCAGGTCGCGCTTCAGCGAGAGGCGCAGCGACTTGATCTCGTCCTTGATCTCGGGGTGGCGCACCGCGCCGATCCAGGCCTCGTTGGGCACCCAGTCCATGCCCTGCACGTCGCCGAAGGCCATCTTGGAGGGATTCGACAGATAGCCAGCCTGCACCGGCGTGAAGGTCTGCGGGCTGCCGTCGATGGGCACGTTCCACTGGTAGGCGCCATAGGTCCATTGCTTGGCGGCATGGTCGTAGGGGCCGCCGTAGGCCTCGGTGTAGCGCTCGTTGCGCTTGTCGCGCGAGTAGCTCAGGTCGGCCACGCCCTTCCAGTGATCGGAGAGCTTGAGTTCGGTGTTCCAGCCCAGCGCCGCGATATTGTCGGTGCGTTTGGTGTCGAAGTTGCCCACATTGGCCACCAGCTGCGAGGTGGTGGCGCTGGTGGCATAGGTGTTCTGGCCGATCTGGGTGGTGCCCACATTGGAGAGCGCGGGCGCGATGCCGGCCGACCAGTTGCCGAACAGGCTCTGCGCGAACTTGCCGCCCACCTCATGGGTGTCGAACTTGGAGTAGTACAGGTCCAGCTGGCTGTGCAGGCTGTCGTTGGGCTTGTATTCCAGCACCACCATCAGGCCGTCGCGCACATTCTTCTTGGTGGACGAGGTGGCGGTCCAGAACATCGGCAGCAGGGCCTGGTTGCCACCCACCTGGGCGGGCTTGTTGCCGCTCAGCGGCAGGCCGAAGGGCGTGTAGTCGCCATATTCCACCAGCTCGGTCTGCTTGGTCTGGCTGGAGGAATCCAGGCGCGCGAAGCCGGCCGCCACGCCGATGGTGTTGTTGGCGAACTGGTCCACATAGGAGAGGCTGAAGCGCGTGCCGGTGGGACTGGCGACGCCGGGCACCAGGGTGCCGTTGGAGTTGCGCTCGCCGCGCAGGTTGACGGCGATCTGGCGGCCGCGCGAGTCCAGCGGCCGCACCGTGCGGATGTCCACCGTGCCCGAGAGGCCCTGGCCGATCAGCGTGCCGTCGGGCGTCTTGTAGACCGAGGCGCCGCTCACCAGCTCGGCCGGGAACTGGTCGAACTCCACCGCACGGCTGTCGTTGCTCGAGACCATCTCGCGGCCGTTCAGCAGCACGCCGGAGAACTCGGGCGAGAGGCCGCGGATCGAGATCACATTGACGCGCCCATCGGGGCCGCGCTGGCCGGTCAGGCCGGGCAGGCGTGCCAGCGATTCGGCGATGCTGGCATCGGGCAGCTTGCCCAGGTCTTCGGCCGAGATCACCTCGATGATGGAGTCCGAGCCGCGCTTGAGCGCCACCGAGGACTCGATGCTGCGGCGGATACCCGTGACCACCACGGTCTCGAGCTGTTCGGGCTGCTGGGCCTGCTGCGCCTGCGCGGCGCCGGCGGCGATGAACAGCAGCGCGCAGGCTGCTGCCACCGGTTGAACGTCATGGCGGCCGCGGGCGGGCCGCTGGCGATGCTGCTGGGCGGTTTTCATAGGTCTCCTTATGTGTTGTCGGTCAGCTTCTTCAAATGCCTGAAAGCGCTTTCACGTTTTCTCAAATTTAACTGGTCCGGCTGCGCGCCTTCTCCAGACTTACCCTAGCGAGTGATTCGCGCCACATGGCCGTGGCGCCGGTTCTCTTCAGTCCAGGCCGCGGCCCTGGGCATCAAAGCCCAGCGCCTGGCCGGCGGCGGCCGCGAGGCCGACCGCAGCGCCGCTGTGCAAGCCCGGCGCGCCGGCCGCCAGCTTGGCGGTCAGCAGTTCGGCGATGCCGTCCACGCGCAGGTGCACGATGGAGACATCGCCCAGATGCTCGGCCAGCACCACGCTGGCGGGCACGCCACCCTCGGCGAGCCGCAGATGCTCGGGGCGCAGGCCCAGGCGCTGTGCGTCCGGCTGGGCGGCAGCGCCCAGCAGCGCCCAGAGCTGCCGGTGCGCCGCGCTGGCCCCGGCCCCGGGGCGATCCACGAAGTTGATGCGCGGTGCGCCGATGAAGCCGGCCACGAACTCGTTGGCCGGGCGCTGGTAGAGCGTGAGCGGGGCGCCCAGCTGCTCGATGCGACCCTGCCGGAACACGGCGATGCGGTCGCCCATGGTCATGGCTTCGACCTGGTCGTGGGTTACGTAAATCATCGTCGTGCCCAGCTCGCGGTGCAGGCGCGTCAGTTCGATGCGCATGTCCACGCGCAGCGCGGCGTCGAGATTGGAAAGCGGCTCGTCGAACAGGAACACCTTGGGCTTGCGCACGATGGCGCGGCCGATCGCCACGCGCTGGCGCTGGCCGCCCGAGAGTTCCTTGGGATAGCGTCCCAGCAGCTCGGTGATGCGCAGGATCTCCGCGCTGCGGCCCACCTGCTGCTGGCGCTCGGACTTGCTCACGCCGGCCATCTTGAGCGCGAAGCCCATGTTCTCGGCCACCGTCATGTGCGGGTAGAGCGCGTAGCTCTGGAACACCATGGCGGCGCCGCGGTCGGCCGGGCGCAGCTCGTTGGCGCGCTGGCCGTCGATCAGCAGCTCGCCGCCGCTGATCTCCTCCAGGCCGGCGATCATGCGCAGCGTGGTGCTCTTGCCGCAGCCCGAGGGGCCGACGAAGACCATGAACTCGCCATCGCGCACCTCCAGGTCCAGCCCCTGGATGACTTCGTTCTGTTCGTAGCGCTTGCGCAGGCCGCGCAGGGTCACTTGTCCCATCTGATCGCCCTCGCTGTCAGCGCACTGCGCGCTGCTGTTGCAGGAATTCGCGGTACCAGCGTGCGCTGTCCTTGAGCGTGCGCTGCTGGCTGGCGTAATCCACATGCACGATGCCGAAGCGCTTCTCGTAGCCCGAGGCCCATTCGAAGTTGTCCATCAGGCTCCACACCATATAGCCGCCCATGCGCACGCCCTGGCGCATGGCCTCGGCCACCGCGGCGATGTGGGCCGCGATGTAGCGGGTGCGGCCCTCGTCGTGCACGCGGCCGTCGGCGCTCAGCACATCCTTGAAGGCGCCGCCGTTTTCGGTCACGAACAGCGGCGGCACCGGATAGTCGCGCTGCAGGCGCAGCAGCAGTTCGGTGAGGCCCTCGGGGTAGACCTCCCAGCCCATGTCGGTGACCTCGCGGCCGCTGCTGTGCACGTCCCAGGGCTGGCCCGCGCTGACCACCGAGCGCGAGTAGTAGTTGACGCCCAGGAAGTCCATCGCCGCGGTGATGGCCTGCATATCGGCGGGCTGCACCGCGGGTGCGTCGCCGCCCAGCTCGTCCAGCACGTCCTGCGGATAGCGGCCCTTGAACAGCGGGTCCATGTACCAGCGCAGCAGGCGGCCGTCTTCCAGCCGGGCCTTGGCGCGGTCGGCCGCCGCGTCGCTGGCCGGGTGCATGGGCGAGAGGTTCAGCACGATGCCCAGCTCGGCCTTGCAGCCCTGGGCGCGCAGGGCCTGCAGCGCCAGCCCGTGGCTCAGCAGCAGGTGGTGCGAGACCTGCGCGGCCAGCTTGCGGTCCTTCAGGCCCGGTGCGAACACACCGCTTTCATGGCCCAGCTGCGCCACCACCCAGGGTTCGTTGTGGGTGGCGATCGAGACCACCCGGTCGCCCAGGCGCGCTGCCATGCCGCAGGCGTACTCGACAAAGCGCTGCACCGTCTCGCGGCTGCCCCAGCC
This portion of the Paucibacter sediminis genome encodes:
- a CDS encoding tryptophan halogenase family protein, producing the protein MDSNPPLRNIVIVGGGTAGWMTAAAFAKALGRAYSIRLIESDEIGIIGVGEASIPNLTEFNRALGIDEDEFLRATRGSFKLGIEFVNWGALGDRYIHGFGKVGQMADTVPFHHFWLRMAAQGKAAPLGEYSINTVAPRQAKFMRARHDMAGSPLAEIAHAYHFDAGLYARFLRGFAEQRGVQRLEGKVTRVEQCDGDGGIAAIVMESGERVAGDFFIDCSGMRALLIEQTLHAGYEDWSHWLPCDRAIAVPCESVSPLLPMTRSTAHAAGWQWRIPLQHRIGNGHVYSSRFMDKEEAEAILLRNLDGAATAAPRHLAFRTGRAKTFWVRNCVAVGLASGFLEPLESTSIHLIHMAVARILDYFPRAGFDAADIAEYNAITRVEYERIRDFLILHYKLTQRDDSEFWNYCRNMPVPEGLQRKLDLFASNGRVYRDGVELFTEVSWLQVMLGQRLQPRGYHPFADLLPEAEVQAYLDNVQRVVGKCAQAMPTHAEFIAKHCAARLD
- a CDS encoding TonB-dependent receptor, whose protein sequence is MKTAQQHRQRPARGRHDVQPVAAACALLFIAAGAAQAQQAQQPEQLETVVVTGIRRSIESSVALKRGSDSIIEVISAEDLGKLPDASIAESLARLPGLTGQRGPDGRVNVISIRGLSPEFSGVLLNGREMVSSNDSRAVEFDQFPAELVSGASVYKTPDGTLIGQGLSGTVDIRTVRPLDSRGRQIAVNLRGERNSNGTLVPGVASPTGTRFSLSYVDQFANNTIGVAAGFARLDSSSQTKQTELVEYGDYTPFGLPLSGNKPAQVGGNQALLPMFWTATSSTKKNVRDGLMVVLEYKPNDSLHSQLDLYYSKFDTHEVGGKFAQSLFGNWSAGIAPALSNVGTTQIGQNTYATSATTSQLVANVGNFDTKRTDNIAALGWNTELKLSDHWKGVADLSYSRDKRNERYTEAYGGPYDHAAKQWTYGAYQWNVPIDGSPQTFTPVQAGYLSNPSKMAFGDVQGMDWVPNEAWIGAVRHPEIKDEIKSLRLSLKRDLDGFFSGLTGGVNYTERSKDVAKNEDRILMSKDAAGNYIRSIPSAVVGTPFDMSWAGIPELLRVDVPALVQGGTVSLEEGQFSKWVANNSNVREKVTTAFGKLDIDSEFFGVSLRGNVGVQVAHAKQNSDGWEYRGNDEAPDPTLLYKRSGGTSYTDVLPSLNLVADFRNNWIARFGAATTIVRPNIVDMRAGTSTPSVIGDLAGTPHAGEWTTAYAGNPELKPWRATGFDLSVERYFGKRSYVSVAAFRKNLLSYIYNQLTAVDASGFPQVAPPGVTPKPIAPLIRPANGSGGKVEGYEFAASLEGALLHPALEGYGLVFSASKLSSSIRDQNPDPTVSTERNVPLNGLSGLSNSLTLYYENHGISARISQRYRSPFTATTRDIFLNSTTLQQAADKVADLQLGYAFEDGSYKGLSVLLQVSNLFDKPTMNRKTVGPNAPDATGLTPNYIRYFGRATLLGVNYKF
- a CDS encoding ABC transporter ATP-binding protein; this encodes MGQVTLRGLRKRYEQNEVIQGLDLEVRDGEFMVFVGPSGCGKSTTLRMIAGLEEISGGELLIDGQRANELRPADRGAAMVFQSYALYPHMTVAENMGFALKMAGVSKSERQQQVGRSAEILRITELLGRYPKELSGGQRQRVAIGRAIVRKPKVFLFDEPLSNLDAALRVDMRIELTRLHRELGTTMIYVTHDQVEAMTMGDRIAVFRQGRIEQLGAPLTLYQRPANEFVAGFIGAPRINFVDRPGAGASAAHRQLWALLGAAAQPDAQRLGLRPEHLRLAEGGVPASVVLAEHLGDVSIVHLRVDGIAELLTAKLAAGAPGLHSGAAVGLAAAAGQALGFDAQGRGLD
- a CDS encoding GH1 family beta-glucosidase, translating into MQHLPDSSSTSFPPGFVWGVATSAFQIEGAASADGKGPSIWDSFCRQPGAIADASNGDIACEHYQRWEQDLDLIAGLGVDAYRFSVSWPRVRPSGSGAWNEAGLAFYERLVDGLLARGIKPYLTLNHWDLPQALQDIGGWGSRETVQRFVEYACGMAARLGDRVVSIATHNEPWVVAQLGHESGVFAPGLKDRKLAAQVSHHLLLSHGLALQALRAQGCKAELGIVLNLSPMHPASDAAADRAKARLEDGRLLRWYMDPLFKGRYPQDVLDELGGDAPAVQPADMQAITAAMDFLGVNYYSRSVVSAGQPWDVHSSGREVTDMGWEVYPEGLTELLLRLQRDYPVPPLFVTENGGAFKDVLSADGRVHDEGRTRYIAAHIAAVAEAMRQGVRMGGYMVWSLMDNFEWASGYEKRFGIVHVDYASQQRTLKDSARWYREFLQQQRAVR